The Panacibacter microcysteis genome includes a window with the following:
- a CDS encoding class D beta-lactamase: MKLILPVFAIVVSLLSTSCSNNNVTVDDSLQTFFDQNKVNGTFGLFDNGQGSFTIYNLSRFKDSAYLPASTFKIVNSLIGIQTGRISNERMIIPWDGVVRTFPNGDTAVSWNKDLTMDEAFRQSAVPYYQEIARRIGKDTMQTWLDSLGYGSKDQKFSIGNNLDTFWLDNTLKITPDEQLGLVKKLYFKQLPFQSRAQEIVKKAMTQENNANYQLSYKTGWGFAENGNAVGWAAGWIEENQHPYFFVLNIDGPHSTNIATAQKNILAGILKQLGFFEGRK; the protein is encoded by the coding sequence ATGAAGCTGATTCTGCCTGTTTTCGCCATCGTAGTGTCTCTACTTTCTACATCCTGTTCCAATAACAATGTTACGGTCGATGACAGTCTTCAAACATTTTTTGACCAGAATAAAGTTAACGGCACATTTGGATTATTCGATAACGGCCAGGGATCATTTACTATCTACAATCTCAGCCGCTTTAAAGATTCGGCTTACCTGCCGGCCTCTACTTTTAAAATTGTAAACAGCCTGATTGGCATACAAACCGGTAGAATTTCAAACGAAAGAATGATTATTCCCTGGGATGGTGTAGTGCGGACTTTTCCAAACGGGGATACGGCTGTTTCGTGGAATAAAGATCTTACTATGGATGAAGCTTTCCGGCAATCTGCAGTGCCCTACTACCAGGAAATTGCCCGCAGAATTGGCAAAGACACCATGCAGACCTGGTTGGACAGCTTAGGCTATGGCAGCAAAGACCAAAAATTCAGCATCGGGAACAATCTGGATACGTTTTGGCTCGATAACACCCTGAAAATTACACCCGACGAGCAACTGGGCCTTGTTAAAAAATTGTATTTCAAGCAATTACCTTTTCAATCCAGGGCACAGGAAATAGTGAAAAAAGCGATGACGCAGGAAAATAATGCGAATTACCAGCTGAGCTACAAAACCGGTTGGGGCTTCGCGGAAAATGGTAACGCTGTTGGCTGGGCCGCCGGCTGGATTGAAGAAAACCAGCATCCTTATTTTTTTGTACTGAATATTGATGGACCCCATAGTACAAACATTGCTACTGCACAAAAAAATATACTTGCGGGAATACTAAAACAGCTCGGTTTCTTTGAAGGCAGAAAATAA
- a CDS encoding thioredoxin domain-containing protein, producing MTLETKFTNRLAHESSPYLLQHAHNPVDWFPWGNEALQKAKNEQKPILVSIGYSACHWCHVMERESFEDEDTAAIMNEFFVNIKIDREERPDLDHIYMEALQAITGSGGWPLNMFLTPDAKPFYGGTYFPPVRAYNRMSWKETLQAIAGSFATKRGEIEEQAENLTKHIVNANSFGVGRIEDGDTFFTDEHLNLIATNLLAIADREWGGFGRAPKFPQTFGIQYLLRHFHFAGDVAALEHALLSLDRMIEGGIYDHLAGGFARYSTDAEWLAPHFEKMLYDNALLIGTLSEAYQLTGKEKYAQVISDTLSFVFSELTNSEGGFYSALDADSEGEEGKFYCWSYEEIKEILDDEQFSTLSGFYDIPEKGNWEGKIILRFKKEIFAAADTNPAQEEKLKTIREKLLMARSEKVRPALDDKCLLGWNALMISACCKAYAATGNESMMHGISGAISFLENKMFANGEWFHTWKNDEAKHPAFLEDLCFLAQAYIHLQEISGRQDYLLRSRLIVEYIVNKFSDEEQVLFYYTSADQQDVILRKKEMYDGAVPSANAVMASNLHYLGIVFDKPDWIERATRMVSLLGKAIIRYPGSFGAWALAMQTLVCGVKEIAVIGKNYHDLCKQINSQFLPNKIIQTSKNEMVDFPLLKAKNVDANDTEIFLCSNYACSKPVKTIKDFNLLLKN from the coding sequence ATGACTTTGGAAACAAAGTTTACCAACCGTTTGGCGCATGAATCAAGTCCTTACCTATTGCAGCATGCACACAATCCTGTAGATTGGTTTCCCTGGGGCAATGAAGCTTTGCAAAAAGCAAAAAATGAGCAAAAGCCTATACTTGTAAGCATTGGTTATTCAGCTTGTCATTGGTGCCATGTAATGGAACGGGAGAGTTTTGAGGATGAGGATACGGCTGCAATAATGAACGAGTTCTTTGTAAACATTAAGATAGACAGGGAGGAAAGACCTGATCTGGATCACATTTACATGGAGGCGCTACAGGCTATAACAGGTAGTGGTGGGTGGCCTTTGAATATGTTTCTCACCCCGGATGCAAAGCCGTTTTACGGGGGCACTTATTTTCCACCCGTTCGTGCTTATAACAGGATGAGCTGGAAAGAAACACTTCAGGCGATTGCTGGTTCTTTTGCCACAAAAAGGGGCGAAATAGAAGAGCAGGCTGAAAACCTGACAAAGCACATTGTGAATGCTAATTCTTTTGGCGTTGGCAGGATTGAAGATGGTGATACATTTTTCACAGATGAGCATCTAAACCTTATTGCAACAAACTTATTAGCTATTGCTGACAGGGAATGGGGTGGTTTTGGAAGGGCGCCTAAGTTTCCGCAAACTTTTGGCATTCAATACCTGTTACGGCACTTTCATTTTGCAGGAGATGTTGCTGCACTTGAGCATGCATTGCTAAGTCTTGACAGGATGATCGAAGGCGGGATTTATGATCACCTGGCAGGTGGATTTGCCAGGTATAGTACTGATGCAGAATGGCTGGCTCCACATTTTGAAAAGATGCTTTATGACAATGCTTTACTGATAGGAACGCTATCTGAAGCATACCAATTAACGGGAAAAGAGAAATATGCACAGGTTATAAGTGATACGCTTTCATTTGTTTTTTCAGAACTTACAAATTCTGAAGGTGGGTTTTACAGTGCATTAGACGCAGATAGCGAGGGAGAAGAAGGAAAATTTTATTGTTGGTCTTACGAAGAAATAAAGGAAATATTGGATGATGAGCAATTTTCTACGCTATCCGGGTTTTACGATATCCCTGAAAAAGGAAACTGGGAAGGCAAGATTATATTGAGGTTTAAGAAAGAAATTTTTGCGGCAGCTGATACTAATCCTGCGCAGGAAGAAAAACTGAAGACAATACGTGAGAAATTACTGATGGCAAGAAGCGAGAAAGTAAGACCTGCCCTGGATGATAAATGCCTGCTTGGCTGGAACGCTCTTATGATTTCTGCTTGTTGTAAAGCATATGCTGCAACCGGGAATGAATCCATGATGCACGGTATATCAGGCGCCATAAGCTTTTTGGAAAATAAAATGTTTGCAAACGGTGAATGGTTCCATACCTGGAAAAATGATGAGGCTAAGCATCCTGCTTTTTTAGAGGATCTTTGTTTTTTGGCGCAGGCGTATATACACCTTCAGGAAATAAGCGGCAGGCAGGATTATTTGCTAAGGTCGAGGTTGATAGTTGAATACATCGTAAACAAATTCTCAGATGAAGAGCAAGTGCTTTTCTATTACACATCGGCTGATCAGCAAGACGTAATCTTGCGAAAAAAAGAGATGTATGATGGAGCTGTTCCTTCTGCAAATGCTGTGATGGCTTCTAATCTACATTATCTGGGTATTGTTTTTGACAAGCCTGATTGGATAGAAAGAGCTACACGTATGGTGTCGTTGTTGGGTAAGGCAATAATCAGGTACCCGGGTTCATTCGGGGCATGGGCGTTAGCTATGCAAACCCTGGTTTGTGGTGTGAAAGAAATTGCGGTTATTGGTAAAAACTATCATGATCTGTGTAAACAAATAAACAGCCAGTTTTTACCAAATAAGATTATCCAGACTAGTAAAAATGAAATGGTTGATTTTCCTTTACTAAAAGCAAAAAACGTTGATGCCAATGACACGGAAATATTTTTATGCAGTAATTACGCCTGTAGTAAACCTGTAAAAACTATAAAGGACTTTAATTTGTTACTCAAAAATTAA
- a CDS encoding SUMF1/EgtB/PvdO family nonheme iron enzyme, with product MRTRLLTISALTAIVFGSVGCFSKARTKGVPDNGQLVGVSPNSQGGMSKPIGMVYVPPGTFHMGPSDEDINFNLSARNREISIMGFWMDATEITNNEYRQFVFWTRDSLAAVQMGYLKQGGNEGDTAIDWKKAASLKWGDKATMEKLSPLMLTPENRLYGKMEIDPEKVVYNVQDFDYKAASQLSNKGKPRKDFIYRYNQQVYPDTLVWMRDFSYSYNEPQAKRYFSHPSFGNYPVVGVNWKQAVAFCHWRTRHMNSWLLKNKKAVESDFRLPTEAEWEYAARGGRSQSPYPWGGPYLRNMKGCLLANFKPGRGNYVEDGGFYTVRADAYWPNDFNLYNMAGNVAEWTSSLYYESAYNFVHDMNPDIRWNALDSDPPRMKRKVVRGGSWKDVGYFLQTSSRQYEYQDTAKSYIGFRCVIDLPAQLRKK from the coding sequence ATGAGAACCCGGTTATTAACAATTTCTGCGCTTACTGCAATCGTCTTCGGTTCGGTAGGTTGCTTTTCGAAAGCCAGAACTAAAGGTGTACCCGATAACGGCCAGCTTGTGGGCGTTTCCCCAAATTCACAAGGCGGAATGAGTAAGCCAATTGGTATGGTCTATGTCCCACCAGGAACATTTCACATGGGTCCTAGTGATGAAGATATCAATTTTAATCTCTCTGCCAGAAACAGGGAAATATCTATCATGGGTTTTTGGATGGATGCCACCGAAATTACCAATAATGAATATCGCCAGTTTGTGTTCTGGACACGAGACTCGCTTGCAGCGGTGCAAATGGGTTATTTAAAGCAAGGTGGTAACGAAGGTGACACAGCCATAGATTGGAAAAAAGCTGCGTCATTAAAGTGGGGTGACAAGGCAACTATGGAGAAATTGAGTCCGCTGATGTTAACTCCGGAAAATCGACTTTATGGTAAAATGGAGATTGACCCAGAAAAAGTAGTGTATAATGTTCAGGATTTTGATTACAAAGCCGCATCTCAACTTTCAAATAAAGGTAAACCGAGAAAAGATTTTATTTATCGATATAATCAGCAGGTGTATCCTGACACTTTGGTATGGATGCGTGATTTCTCATATTCATATAATGAGCCGCAGGCTAAAAGATATTTTTCTCATCCTTCTTTTGGTAATTATCCTGTAGTGGGTGTTAATTGGAAGCAGGCTGTAGCTTTCTGTCATTGGAGAACGCGTCACATGAATTCATGGCTCCTTAAGAACAAGAAAGCTGTTGAAAGTGATTTCAGACTTCCTACCGAAGCTGAATGGGAGTATGCAGCGAGGGGAGGTCGAAGCCAGTCTCCTTATCCTTGGGGAGGTCCTTATTTAAGAAATATGAAAGGATGTTTACTTGCTAACTTTAAACCCGGACGCGGAAACTATGTTGAAGATGGCGGCTTTTATACTGTAAGGGCTGACGCTTACTGGCCGAATGATTTCAATCTATACAACATGGCAGGAAATGTAGCTGAATGGACATCGTCTTTATATTATGAAAGTGCTTACAATTTCGTACATGATATGAATCCTGATATCAGGTGGAACGCACTGGATTCTGATCCTCCAAGAATGAAACGTAAAGTGGTACGTGGTGGAAGCTGGAAAGATGTAGGTTATTTTCTGCAGACAAGTTCCCGACAATACGAATATCAGGATACAGCGAAATCTTACATTGGTTTCCGTTGTGTAATTGATTTACCTGCACAACTGCGTAAAAAATAA
- the gldL gene encoding gliding motility protein GldL, protein MAAQIPPKVSRIVDIFVSLAAAVVIVGALFKIMHWKGADEMLIIGLGTEALVFGVYGALYLRYPAIDDHQVKIAGAEPAGNPALKSMEKMLQEADITPTNLSKLSAGFQKLGSTVDGMKEIGSVVAATGEFEQKTKEASKAMGAVGTAYANVANSAAAFTNASDGAKVFHEQVQVLTKNLSSLNTIYELELSESNNHLKAMNQFYGKLAEASKAMTTTADDAVRAKDQIALLAGNLNKLNTIYGNMISAMSGK, encoded by the coding sequence ATGGCAGCCCAGATTCCTCCCAAAGTAAGTCGAATCGTTGACATCTTTGTTTCTTTAGCAGCAGCAGTAGTTATTGTTGGTGCATTATTTAAAATCATGCACTGGAAAGGTGCTGATGAAATGCTGATTATCGGTTTGGGTACTGAAGCCCTCGTGTTCGGTGTATATGGTGCATTATATTTAAGGTATCCTGCAATCGATGATCATCAGGTTAAAATTGCGGGTGCAGAGCCTGCAGGAAATCCTGCGTTGAAGTCAATGGAAAAAATGTTACAGGAAGCAGATATTACACCTACTAATCTTTCCAAACTGAGCGCGGGTTTTCAAAAACTTGGTTCAACTGTAGATGGAATGAAAGAAATCGGAAGTGTGGTTGCTGCAACTGGTGAGTTTGAGCAAAAAACAAAGGAAGCAAGTAAAGCAATGGGTGCTGTAGGTACTGCTTATGCAAACGTAGCCAATTCAGCCGCCGCGTTTACCAATGCGTCTGATGGTGCGAAAGTATTTCACGAGCAGGTTCAGGTATTAACAAAAAATTTATCTTCTCTGAATACAATCTATGAGCTGGAATTGTCTGAAAGCAATAATCATCTAAAAGCAATGAACCAGTTTTATGGCAAACTTGCTGAAGCCTCAAAAGCGATGACTACTACTGCTGATGATGCAGTGAGAGCAAAAGATCAAATAGCTCTTCTTGCCGGTAACCTCAATAAATTGAATACAATTTATGGTAATATGATCAGCGCTATGTCTGGTAAATAA
- the gldM gene encoding gliding motility protein GldM, whose product MALPKEPRQKMINLMYLVLTALLALNVSSEILNAFKTVDASLMNSNGVIDEKNNTLFKSFAEKVKDPATRERAEVWNAKALKIKALSDDISTYIDGLKSNLKTEAGLDPKTGAFKEDALEPATRLFVEKKEGTALQKKLADFKSNLLAVDDSMAKEIASTLPLNLDPPANVNSAAAKGDWGYSYFHMTPTVAALTILSKFQNDVKNSEAIAVDYCHRKTGEVKIIFDQFQAIASQSSEYMMPNQELTIQGGVGAFSKAAKPTVTIDGQSIPLNADGIAEYKTTVGGPGDYSKKVVISFTKPDGTPGRLEKEIKYTVGSPTGASVSADAVKVLYIGLDNPLSVSGGNVGDERVKVSIDNGELAKQGNGKYISRPRTPGKANVVLNIDGKPQTFEFRVKSVPDPVAKVGNNKGGQMGVNEFKAQMGVRAELENFVFEGVRFDVTGYTLVLTGAGFPTLQYRQVKGASFDGVRDLIEKAKPGTTVSIDEIKAAGPGGTRTLAPIVFNLR is encoded by the coding sequence ATGGCATTACCTAAAGAGCCACGGCAGAAGATGATCAACCTGATGTATCTGGTTCTTACTGCCCTGCTAGCACTCAACGTATCATCTGAGATTTTGAATGCATTTAAAACTGTTGATGCGAGTTTGATGAACTCAAACGGTGTTATAGACGAAAAAAATAATACGCTTTTCAAATCATTTGCTGAAAAGGTAAAAGATCCTGCTACAAGAGAAAGGGCTGAGGTATGGAATGCGAAAGCATTAAAAATCAAAGCTTTATCCGATGATATTTCAACTTACATTGACGGTCTTAAATCTAATCTTAAAACAGAAGCTGGTTTAGATCCTAAGACAGGCGCATTCAAGGAAGATGCACTTGAACCTGCCACAAGGTTGTTTGTTGAGAAAAAAGAAGGAACCGCTTTGCAAAAAAAGCTTGCTGATTTTAAAAGTAATTTGCTTGCTGTTGATGATAGTATGGCAAAAGAAATTGCAAGTACATTACCGCTCAATCTTGATCCTCCGGCAAATGTTAATAGTGCTGCCGCTAAAGGAGACTGGGGTTACAGCTACTTTCATATGACACCAACGGTTGCAGCGCTTACAATTTTAAGCAAGTTTCAGAACGATGTAAAGAACAGTGAAGCAATTGCAGTTGATTATTGTCACAGAAAGACCGGGGAAGTTAAAATCATTTTTGACCAGTTTCAGGCAATTGCAAGCCAGAGTTCCGAATACATGATGCCTAACCAGGAATTAACAATTCAAGGTGGTGTAGGAGCATTCAGTAAAGCAGCAAAACCCACGGTTACTATTGATGGTCAAAGCATTCCGTTAAATGCTGATGGAATAGCAGAATACAAAACAACAGTTGGTGGTCCAGGTGATTATTCCAAAAAAGTTGTTATTAGTTTTACAAAACCAGATGGCACACCAGGTCGCTTGGAAAAGGAAATTAAGTACACAGTTGGTTCGCCTACAGGTGCCAGTGTAAGTGCAGACGCCGTGAAAGTGCTTTATATAGGTTTGGATAACCCACTTAGTGTAAGCGGCGGTAATGTAGGTGATGAGCGTGTGAAGGTTTCAATTGACAACGGCGAACTGGCAAAACAGGGAAATGGTAAGTATATATCACGTCCCAGAACGCCTGGAAAAGCTAACGTGGTTTTAAATATCGACGGAAAACCTCAAACTTTTGAATTCAGGGTTAAGAGTGTTCCAGATCCTGTTGCCAAAGTTGGTAACAATAAAGGAGGTCAAATGGGCGTTAACGAGTTTAAGGCCCAGATGGGAGTAAGAGCAGAATTGGAAAACTTTGTTTTCGAAGGGGTAAGGTTCGATGTTACAGGCTATACATTGGTGCTTACAGGCGCAGGATTTCCAACATTGCAGTACAGACAGGTGAAAGGTGCATCGTTCGATGGGGTGAGGGATTTGATAGAAAAAGCAAAGCCTGGCACAACAGTTTCAATAGATGAGATTAAAGCAGCCGGCCCGGGCGGTACAAGAACTCTTGCACCAATAGTTTTTAACTTACGTTAA
- the gldN gene encoding gliding motility protein GldN gives MRTYSFKLILFAASLVILGSADAQTKKRTTKKKTSSTSGYSAYGNQGNSGSAYGNNSADTTPVKKNNTAGGSAYGQSYSAPGRDTTLPIEVVRSTSGGLLDSTKMSLRNDAGIEQDLIKEKSPLPYENIREDDAVYRVRVWREIDAREKLNLSFRNASTEDNGSQRFISILVRAIKDGQITAFEGSDDRFTTPITADAAIAAFGSGYDTVPKYDFDGNVVGYQVREKAIDPDSIYKFRVKEEWIFDKEASRLFVRILGIAPVVGRKLSNGEPIPNSEGPVWWIYYPDARPVFAKSQVYNPKNFGARMSWEDLFESRMFSSYIIKSSFDNPYDMDLASIYPNNTLFRLLEGERIKEKIFNYEQSLWQY, from the coding sequence ATGAGGACATATTCATTTAAGCTGATTTTGTTTGCGGCATCTCTTGTTATCTTAGGTTCAGCTGATGCCCAGACAAAAAAGAGAACTACCAAGAAGAAAACCTCTTCAACAAGTGGTTACAGTGCATATGGTAACCAGGGTAATTCCGGTTCAGCTTATGGCAATAACAGTGCTGATACTACACCAGTTAAGAAAAACAATACCGCCGGAGGTTCCGCTTACGGGCAGAGCTACAGCGCTCCGGGACGTGATACTACCCTTCCAATAGAGGTGGTGCGCAGTACTTCAGGTGGTTTGCTGGACAGTACGAAAATGTCTTTAAGAAACGATGCTGGTATTGAACAGGATCTGATCAAAGAAAAATCTCCGCTTCCTTACGAAAATATCCGTGAAGATGATGCGGTATACCGCGTAAGGGTTTGGAGAGAAATCGATGCCAGGGAAAAGCTGAATCTTTCGTTCAGGAATGCCTCTACAGAAGACAACGGTAGTCAGCGCTTTATAAGCATACTGGTAAGAGCAATCAAAGATGGTCAAATCACTGCATTTGAAGGTTCCGATGATCGTTTTACTACCCCTATTACGGCAGATGCGGCAATAGCTGCTTTTGGCAGTGGTTATGATACAGTTCCCAAATATGATTTTGATGGCAATGTTGTAGGATACCAGGTACGTGAGAAAGCAATTGACCCCGATTCTATTTACAAATTCAGGGTAAAAGAGGAGTGGATTTTTGATAAAGAGGCCAGCCGCCTTTTCGTTAGAATCCTGGGTATAGCACCGGTGGTTGGTCGTAAACTGTCGAATGGCGAACCAATCCCGAATTCTGAAGGCCCGGTTTGGTGGATTTATTACCCTGATGCGAGACCCGTATTTGCAAAAAGCCAGGTTTACAATCCAAAAAATTTTGGTGCACGTATGAGTTGGGAAGACCTGTTTGAAAGCCGGATGTTTAGCAGCTATATTATTAAATCATCGTTCGATAATCCCTACGACATGGATTTAGCTTCCATATATCCAAACAACACATTGTTCAGGCTGCTGGAAGGAGAAAGAATAAAGGAAAAGATTTTTAATTACGAGCAATCACTTTGGCAGTATTAG
- the uvrC gene encoding excinuclease ABC subunit UvrC: MTAKQFQDIAHTIPQQPGIYKYFDASNELLYVGKAKSLRKRISSYFSKTFTNYKTHELVQRINRVEFTIVDSEQDAFLLENSLIKQFQPRFNINLKDDKSYPYIIIKKEPFPRIFLTRRKINDGSEYLGPFTSAGKVRELISFIRQFIPLRTCKLNLAPGNIEKGKFKVCLEYHLGNCKGPCEGYQSETDYAEGLLQIKQMLKGNLNPIIQYYKKEMTAFALDMKFEKAEQVKKKIEYLENYQARSVIVSKHLSNIDVFSILKEHDVAYVNYLMVQNGTIVQTHTVELQPRLDESEADVLAFAIASLRETFNSLANEIVVPFEIENVFEHVLVTVPKGGDKKKLLLLSQKNADYFLAEIKKKKVLQLEGRSDMEKKQVVYKLQQDLQLPVAPVHIECFDNSNFQGSYPVSAMVCFKDGVPSKKDYRHFNVKTVVGINDFATMKEVVYRRYKRLVDESQPLPQLVIIDGGKGQLGAAMESVNELGLNGQMVVVGLAKNEEEIFFPGDSESFKLPMNSDSMRLIRYVRDEVHRFGITFHRNKRSKGTFTNELEGIKGIGEQTATQLLQTFKSVKNISSQPLEELAKIIGLKKAQLVKNHLVK; encoded by the coding sequence ATGACGGCTAAACAATTCCAGGATATTGCACACACCATTCCGCAGCAACCAGGCATTTACAAATATTTTGATGCTTCAAATGAATTGCTATATGTAGGCAAAGCGAAAAGCTTGCGGAAACGCATCAGTTCTTATTTTTCCAAAACATTTACCAACTATAAAACACATGAGCTTGTACAACGAATTAATCGTGTAGAATTTACCATCGTAGATTCTGAGCAGGATGCTTTTCTGCTGGAAAATTCGCTGATCAAACAATTTCAGCCGAGGTTCAACATCAACCTGAAGGATGATAAAAGTTACCCTTACATTATCATCAAAAAAGAACCTTTCCCAAGAATATTCCTTACCCGCAGGAAAATAAACGATGGCTCGGAGTACCTTGGCCCGTTTACCTCTGCAGGAAAAGTGCGTGAACTCATCAGCTTTATAAGGCAGTTTATTCCCCTGAGAACCTGTAAGCTAAATCTTGCACCAGGCAATATTGAAAAAGGCAAATTCAAAGTGTGCCTGGAATACCATTTAGGCAATTGCAAGGGCCCTTGTGAAGGCTACCAAAGTGAGACAGATTATGCAGAAGGTTTACTACAAATAAAGCAGATGCTGAAAGGTAATCTCAACCCGATTATTCAGTATTACAAAAAAGAAATGACTGCATTTGCGCTCGATATGAAGTTTGAAAAAGCTGAGCAGGTAAAGAAGAAAATTGAATACCTTGAAAACTACCAGGCCCGTTCTGTAATTGTAAGCAAACATCTTTCGAATATCGATGTATTTTCTATACTCAAAGAACACGACGTTGCCTATGTAAATTACCTGATGGTACAGAATGGCACAATTGTTCAAACACATACAGTAGAATTACAGCCCAGGCTTGACGAATCTGAGGCCGATGTGCTTGCTTTTGCTATTGCCAGCCTGCGTGAAACATTCAACAGTTTAGCCAACGAAATAGTTGTTCCTTTCGAAATTGAAAACGTTTTTGAGCATGTATTGGTTACAGTACCAAAAGGCGGCGACAAAAAGAAGCTCCTATTGCTGTCTCAAAAAAATGCCGATTACTTTTTAGCGGAGATAAAAAAGAAAAAAGTGCTGCAACTGGAAGGCAGATCAGACATGGAAAAAAAGCAGGTGGTTTACAAATTACAACAGGATCTGCAGCTGCCGGTTGCGCCCGTACACATTGAATGTTTTGATAACTCCAACTTCCAGGGCAGCTATCCCGTATCAGCAATGGTTTGTTTTAAAGATGGGGTTCCAAGCAAGAAAGATTACCGTCATTTCAATGTGAAGACTGTAGTAGGTATAAACGACTTCGCAACAATGAAAGAAGTAGTTTACCGGCGCTATAAAAGACTGGTGGACGAATCACAACCGCTGCCGCAGCTGGTAATAATAGATGGCGGAAAAGGCCAGCTTGGTGCAGCTATGGAGAGTGTAAATGAGCTGGGCCTGAATGGCCAGATGGTGGTGGTTGGCCTTGCAAAAAATGAAGAAGAGATTTTTTTCCCGGGAGACAGTGAATCTTTTAAACTTCCGATGAACAGCGATAGCATGCGACTTATAAGATACGTGAGGGATGAGGTACACCGGTTTGGCATTACGTTTCACCGTAATAAAAGATCCAAAGGCACTTTCACAAACGAACTGGAGGGCATCAAAGGCATAGGTGAACAAACCGCTACACAGTTATTGCAAACTTTTAAATCAGTGAAAAATATCAGTAGTCAACCCTTAGAAGAACTCGCAAAAATAATAGGCCTGAAAAAAGCACAACTTGTAAAAAATCATCTCGTAAAATAA
- a CDS encoding outer membrane beta-barrel protein encodes MENRLYDNELEDLLKQQANQHRMYPSDHVWRKIHAEVHSPSKWPALSVVAFFIIASLVVGTLIIKPHREPVLTALTTPASLQNITTVNNDAKTAAQVTDYAKHLQVNNFTQQTIASVTRTIETNGADEVLILPSYGAVAEKTVLVSNVEKTPQAAHIIIAEKEERPDETQENRHVAHAETFPDVRLLFSNNFTIPSSNNNGFYFSNAVYSYGSEFPFIRHTNNTALDIDLASAPIVYSSPLTQIGKKSSRLDFQVYVTPSISYRRLVDDVQGSLSKSYITALPYAANYVIDLNNVIKHRPAVGYEIGFSLGYNLNKKFAIRSGFQFNTRQYNIAAYAHSSEPATVALSANNSDLVLNTVSGFRNIEGSQPIELKNRYYEIAVPIGIDWRPINKKFAWGISASVQPTYTFDKEPFIITSNYKNYADGSQLMRNWNINANFETYLGYNTGKYRWQIGPQFRYQVMATMANSFPIREYPLDFGIKLGLTRSLQ; translated from the coding sequence ATGGAGAATCGTTTATACGATAACGAACTAGAGGATTTATTAAAGCAACAGGCTAACCAGCACCGGATGTATCCTTCTGATCATGTATGGAGAAAAATTCATGCAGAAGTACATAGCCCGAGCAAATGGCCTGCTTTGAGCGTTGTAGCGTTCTTTATAATTGCTTCCCTTGTGGTAGGAACATTGATAATAAAACCACATCGCGAACCAGTACTTACAGCCTTAACTACACCTGCATCATTACAAAACATCACCACAGTTAATAATGACGCTAAAACTGCGGCGCAGGTAACTGATTATGCCAAACATTTACAGGTAAATAACTTTACGCAACAAACAATAGCCTCTGTTACAAGAACCATTGAAACAAACGGGGCAGATGAAGTGTTGATACTTCCATCTTACGGGGCTGTTGCGGAAAAAACTGTATTGGTATCTAACGTTGAAAAAACACCGCAGGCCGCGCACATTATTATAGCAGAAAAGGAAGAAAGACCAGATGAAACACAGGAGAACAGGCATGTAGCACATGCCGAAACTTTCCCGGATGTGCGTCTCTTATTCAGCAATAATTTTACAATACCTTCTTCCAATAATAATGGCTTCTATTTCTCTAATGCTGTATATAGTTATGGCAGCGAATTTCCGTTTATACGGCACACCAATAATACTGCATTAGATATTGATCTTGCATCTGCACCAATTGTTTATTCATCACCGCTTACTCAAATTGGAAAAAAATCTTCGAGGCTCGACTTCCAGGTGTATGTTACACCTTCTATCAGCTATCGCAGGCTTGTGGATGATGTACAGGGTTCTTTATCTAAGTCTTATATTACTGCGCTGCCTTATGCGGCTAACTACGTTATAGATCTTAATAATGTTATTAAGCACAGACCTGCTGTAGGCTACGAGATCGGTTTTTCGCTTGGTTATAATCTCAACAAAAAATTTGCTATCCGTTCAGGTTTTCAATTTAATACACGCCAGTACAATATAGCTGCTTATGCACACAGTTCAGAGCCCGCTACTGTAGCGCTCAGTGCTAATAATTCAGACCTGGTGCTGAACACCGTTTCAGGCTTCAGGAACATAGAAGGCAGCCAGCCGATAGAACTTAAAAACCGCTATTACGAAATTGCAGTTCCAATAGGTATAGACTGGCGCCCCATCAATAAAAAGTTTGCATGGGGTATTTCCGCCTCTGTGCAGCCAACCTATACATTCGATAAAGAACCTTTCATTATTACCTCCAATTACAAAAACTACGCAGATGGTTCGCAACTTATGCGCAACTGGAACATTAACGCAAACTTTGAAACCTATCTTGGTTACAATACCGGCAAATACAGGTGGCAGATAGGGCCACAATTCCGCTACCAGGTTATGGCCACAATGGCAAATTCCTTCCCTATTCGCGAATACCCGCTTGATTTTGGTATTAAGCTTGGCCTGACAAGATCGTTGCAGTAA